A region of the Candidatus Zixiibacteriota bacterium genome:
CGGCCTGCGGCCCGATGGCGACGACGGAACTGAGCGGCACCTGCACCGCGCCGATCTCGAGGACCGGCTCGGCGCCGTCGAGGCGAACGCCGGTCACCGCTCCGCGAATCCGGCCGGAAACCGGAACGCTCTTCCCGGAGGCGTCGAACGCGCTGACCTCGAAGAAATAAGGACCCGGCGGCTGCACGGCGCCCGCCGCGTTCTTGCCGTCCCAGACGAGGGCACGGTCTCCGGCGGCCTGAGCGCCGGCTTCGATTTGGCGCAGCAGCTTTCCCGCCGTATCGTAGACATCGACCACGACCCGCGCGGCGTTCGCCTCGAGCCGATAGCCCACTTCCGCCGGCCTTCCTTCGACCAGGCCGACCTGGCTGCCGGCGGCGGAGATCTCTTTGCCGACCAGTGCGGCGGCGTTGAACCGGTTGGAAAAGCCGAGCGCGTCCTGCAGGGCGCCGAGCTTCCCGTTGATCTCGATCAACTGTCCGAGGCTGTTGAACGTGGCAAGCTGAGCGGCGAACTCCTGATTGTCCATCGGCTGCAGCGGATCCTGATTTTGCAGTTGCGCGATGAGCAGCTTCAGGAAATCCTCCTGCGTGACCGTCTTGCTGGGCAGGGCGGAACCCGGGCCGCCCGAAACATGGCTGTTACCGACGGCTTGTACGGACATCGTTTCCTCTCTGATTTTTTCGCCGCGCATCGCGCCGGCGCTTCCCGGCGTCGTTCGTCGTCACACCCACAGACTCATCCCCGATCCCGGGCTGTGCCCACGTCCCGTTGCCGGCCGCCGTGAAATCCTTCGGCCGGACGGCGCTCCCGTTTCCCGGGTCCAGTCGTCGCCGTTGTTCCTTTGGCGCTGAAAGCCCTGGGCCCAACCCGCGCCGCTTTCCCGCCAGGCACCCTGCTCGATGCGGATCTCGATCAGGTCGATCGCCTTGGCCTGCAGCGCGTCGCGCAGCTCTCCCAAGTGATTTTCCACGAGCGCTTTCGCTTCCGGGCCTTCCGCGACGATGCGCGCCCGAAGCTTATCCCCGTCGACACGGAGATCGACCCGCATCCTGCCGAGCTCGGGAGGCTCGAGCTGAATGACCGCGTCTTGCTTTCCGACCCTTATGCTGTCGGCTATCGCTCCAGCCAGAGCGCCGATGGCCGCCTTCCGTGTCCCGCGCAGGGGAACGTCCGACAGCCGCTCTTCGGGAGCGCTTGGGGGCAGAGCTCCGCTGATCCCAACCACTATGGCGCCGGCTTCTTTTAGACCTGCCTGCGGGCTTTCCTGAGCGACTGCAGACTGGCGGCGGTTCTCGCCGAGCCACGCGCCCTGCTCCCTCAACCCGCCGCCGGAGCTCTCTGCCGCCGCGAGGCGAAGCACGCCGTGAACGGCCGCTTTTTCCGCAGGATCGCGCTCGACGCTGCAGGGCTCGCCCTTTCCGGGAATCGCGCCCGACTCCCGCCTAGGGGAAAGATCATGGAAAGGCAATGGATCCGTGCCGCCCCGGAGCGAAAACGACGCGTCC
Encoded here:
- a CDS encoding flagellar hook capping FlgD N-terminal domain-containing protein; the protein is MSVQAVGNSHVSGGPGSALPSKTVTQEDFLKLLIAQLQNQDPLQPMDNQEFAAQLATFNSLGQLIEINGKLGALQDALGFSNRFNAAALVGKEISAAGSQVGLVEGRPAEVGYRLEANAARVVVDVYDTAGKLLRQIEAGAQAAGDRALVWDGKNAAGAVQPPGPYFFEVSAFDASGKSVPVSGRIRGAVTGVRLDGAEPVLEIGAVQVPLSSVVAIGPQAAAAAAAFSRRMP
- a CDS encoding flagellar hook-length control protein FliK — encoded protein: MEQSLDTEVSGKAALPAPIATGGNPPVEPAAPARLYADGGAGQGELRPADPGHPREYFSPPGRETGGEEGRGPAQAWVAPPPDASFSLRGGTDPLPFHDLSPRRESGAIPGKGEPCSVERDPAEKAAVHGVLRLAAAESSGGGLREQGAWLGENRRQSAVAQESPQAGLKEAGAIVVGISGALPPSAPEERLSDVPLRGTRKAAIGALAGAIADSIRVGKQDAVIQLEPPELGRMRVDLRVDGDKLRARIVAEGPEAKALVENHLGELRDALQAKAIDLIEIRIEQGAWRESGAGWAQGFQRQRNNGDDWTRETGAPSGRRISRRPATGRGHSPGSGMSLWV